The Methanoregula boonei 6A8 genome has a window encoding:
- the hypD gene encoding hydrogenase formation protein HypD, producing MATGNEIAETLRGLVDRDMTFMHICGTHEAAIARTGLRSILPPQLKIVMGPGCPVCITPQGEIDAALDLVEKGCIIATYGDLLRVPGSKGSLESCGGDIRVVQGIHKAVEIAEKTDKEVVFISVGFETTAPTVAASILSNPPKNFSILSCHRVVPPAMKWLLEQGEAKLDGFMLPGHVCAVMGYDEYEQFPVPQVVAGFEAEDILLGLLMLVEQVREGKHRVDNAYPRVVTREGNAKAKKIMYEVFEPSDVEWRGFPVIPQSGLRLKEEFGQYDAQKKFGIVYKKVSKHSACICDKVLRGIAEPTDCKLFGKVCTPRTPVGPCMVSHEGACKIWHLYQVKKQ from the coding sequence ATGGCGACGGGAAACGAGATTGCAGAAACACTCCGGGGGCTGGTGGACCGGGATATGACCTTTATGCACATCTGCGGGACGCACGAAGCGGCAATTGCCCGCACCGGCCTGCGCAGCATCCTACCGCCGCAGTTAAAGATTGTCATGGGCCCCGGCTGCCCGGTCTGCATCACGCCGCAGGGAGAGATTGATGCTGCCCTCGATCTCGTGGAGAAGGGCTGCATTATTGCAACCTATGGCGACCTGCTCCGGGTACCCGGCTCGAAAGGATCGCTTGAATCGTGCGGGGGCGACATTCGCGTTGTCCAGGGAATCCACAAGGCTGTAGAGATCGCAGAAAAGACCGATAAAGAGGTGGTCTTTATCTCGGTGGGTTTTGAGACCACCGCTCCAACCGTAGCTGCGTCAATTCTTTCCAATCCCCCGAAAAACTTCTCGATCCTTTCCTGCCACCGTGTTGTCCCGCCGGCTATGAAGTGGCTGCTCGAACAGGGCGAGGCAAAACTTGACGGGTTTATGCTCCCCGGCCATGTCTGCGCCGTGATGGGCTACGATGAGTATGAACAGTTCCCTGTCCCGCAGGTGGTTGCAGGCTTTGAGGCCGAGGATATCCTTCTGGGTCTGCTCATGCTCGTGGAGCAGGTCCGCGAGGGAAAGCACCGGGTGGATAACGCCTACCCCCGGGTAGTCACCCGGGAAGGAAACGCAAAAGCAAAGAAGATCATGTACGAGGTTTTTGAACCATCGGATGTTGAATGGCGGGGATTTCCGGTTATCCCGCAGTCAGGTCTCCGGCTCAAAGAAGAATTCGGGCAGTACGATGCGCAGAAGAAGTTTGGCATCGTGTACAAAAAGGTCAGCAAGCACTCGGCCTGCATCTGCGACAAGGTTTTGCGCGGGATTGCCGAACCCACGGACTGTAAGCTTTTCGGCAAGGTCTGCACGCCCCGGACCCCGGTGGGGCCCTGCATGGTCAGCCACGAAGGAGCCTGCAAGATCTGGCACCTGTACCAGGTTAAAAAGCAGTGA
- a CDS encoding energy-coupling factor transporter transmembrane component T family protein gives MAEILQYVHKDGLFHRLSPFSKILLIIVIAVMCVLATGIPFLLLLVAALIVLAVASNLHRELFGQLRLLLVMSVIFIVITVLTMPNGPVVGTVIPQSVPLIGGAIPVTAGAVMIGIVLALRFVVLIFAFQLFLISTQPRDLVHTLDRLHMPVDYILMFIIALRFIPTLQIEGKRIHEAQLARGYNPGTGLLGKFRSVQPIVVPLVSNALLRSTVLGLTIDMRGYRTGTRTRVREHRFGTGDYVMISGIVVAAAGFAVAVILAPAMIF, from the coding sequence ATGGCCGAGATCCTGCAGTACGTGCATAAGGACGGCCTCTTCCACCGGCTCTCACCGTTTTCGAAGATCCTTCTCATCATTGTCATTGCCGTGATGTGCGTGCTTGCCACCGGCATCCCCTTCCTGCTCCTGCTGGTTGCGGCTCTCATCGTTCTTGCCGTTGCAAGCAACCTCCACCGCGAGCTCTTTGGCCAACTCAGGCTCCTGCTCGTGATGAGCGTGATCTTTATCGTGATCACCGTGCTGACCATGCCAAACGGCCCGGTTGTCGGCACGGTCATACCTCAAAGCGTGCCATTGATCGGTGGGGCTATTCCGGTTACTGCCGGGGCGGTGATGATCGGTATCGTTCTTGCCCTCCGGTTTGTGGTGCTGATCTTTGCCTTCCAGCTCTTCCTCATCTCCACCCAGCCCCGCGACCTCGTGCATACGCTGGACCGGCTCCACATGCCGGTGGACTATATCCTGATGTTTATTATTGCGCTGCGTTTCATCCCCACCCTCCAGATTGAAGGGAAACGGATCCACGAGGCGCAGCTGGCCCGGGGTTATAACCCGGGGACCGGCCTGCTCGGGAAATTCCGGAGCGTCCAGCCCATTGTTGTCCCGCTGGTTTCAAATGCCCTGCTACGATCTACGGTGCTTGGCCTCACCATTGATATGCGGGGGTACCGGACCGGGACACGGACCCGGGTGCGGGAGCACCGGTTCGGGACCGGGGATTATGTCATGATCTCCGGTATTGTGGTTGCTGCTGCTGGTTTTGCCGTGGCTGTGATTCTTGCACCGGCAATGATCTTCTGA
- a CDS encoding ABC transporter ATP-binding protein, producing MIELSKVSYTYPHTVQEALHQLSLVLEKGHCIMVTGPSGAGKTTLCLAAAGILAHEYGGKKAGIVTINGKNVADYPGLSAIAETIGIVFDDAEAQMIFTTVEEEILSALEYRGLSPEEIEKRLSEILEITYLTSLKDRSPHHLSGGQKQRVALAATLALGNDVLILDEPTSELDEHATRRIVSILKNLKSLGKTLLIVEHKFSHFHEIIDTLVVMEHGAITSIGQPDEVLKNDRIRKMVIPDFSGIRDGIIPAAPAAGTVPAIDIRHLSYSYGEVEALHDVNLTLTPGEFVAIVGENGSGKTTLVRQFNRLLTPTAGDVFIHGRNTKECTVTDLARDVGLVFQNPDHMFFADTVKEEVAFGLENLGITDRDAVIDAALTEAGLLHSKDLYPRWLSRGERQRLAIACVVAMRPKIIVLDEPTTGLDGDEARLVMEILKKHQQRGHTVVVITHNREIARDCADRIIAMDQGRVLSDTRAGGEG from the coding sequence ATGATCGAACTCTCCAAAGTCAGTTATACCTACCCCCACACGGTGCAGGAAGCCCTGCACCAGCTCTCCCTTGTTCTGGAGAAAGGTCACTGCATCATGGTCACCGGCCCTTCAGGTGCCGGCAAGACCACGCTCTGCCTTGCAGCTGCCGGGATCCTTGCCCATGAGTACGGTGGGAAAAAGGCCGGCATAGTGACGATCAACGGCAAAAATGTTGCTGATTATCCCGGTCTTTCCGCCATTGCAGAGACAATCGGGATCGTCTTTGACGATGCCGAAGCCCAGATGATCTTCACGACAGTTGAAGAAGAGATCCTCTCCGCGCTTGAGTACCGCGGCCTTTCCCCGGAAGAGATTGAAAAGCGCCTTTCTGAGATCCTTGAGATTACATACCTTACGTCCCTCAAGGATCGCTCCCCTCATCATCTCTCCGGTGGCCAGAAGCAGCGCGTGGCCCTTGCGGCAACACTTGCCTTGGGAAACGATGTCCTTATTCTCGATGAGCCGACATCAGAACTCGACGAGCATGCCACCCGGCGGATTGTCTCTATTCTTAAAAACCTCAAAAGTCTGGGAAAGACCCTGCTTATCGTAGAACACAAGTTCTCGCACTTCCATGAGATCATCGATACCCTGGTCGTAATGGAGCACGGTGCCATTACTTCCATCGGTCAGCCCGACGAGGTTCTCAAAAACGACCGGATCCGGAAGATGGTGATCCCTGACTTCTCCGGGATCCGAGACGGGATTATCCCCGCGGCGCCGGCAGCAGGTACGGTTCCTGCCATCGATATCCGGCACCTCTCGTACTCGTACGGCGAGGTAGAGGCCCTGCACGATGTGAACCTTACCCTCACGCCCGGCGAGTTCGTGGCGATCGTCGGGGAGAATGGTTCTGGCAAGACCACGCTTGTCCGGCAGTTCAACCGCCTTCTCACTCCCACAGCAGGAGATGTCTTCATCCATGGAAGGAATACAAAGGAGTGCACGGTTACGGATCTTGCCCGGGATGTGGGCCTGGTATTCCAGAATCCGGACCACATGTTCTTTGCCGATACGGTAAAGGAGGAGGTTGCATTCGGGCTTGAAAACCTCGGTATCACGGACCGGGATGCCGTTATCGATGCAGCGCTTACTGAGGCCGGACTCCTGCACTCAAAAGATCTCTATCCCCGCTGGCTTTCCCGGGGCGAGCGCCAGCGGCTTGCCATTGCCTGTGTGGTGGCCATGCGGCCGAAGATCATTGTGCTTGACGAGCCTACCACCGGCCTTGACGGAGATGAAGCACGCCTCGTTATGGAGATCCTAAAGAAGCACCAGCAGCGCGGGCACACGGTCGTGGTCATCACCCATAACCGGGAGATTGCCCGGGACTGCGCAGACCGGATCATTGCCATGGACCAGGGACGTGTACTTTCGGATACCCGGGCGGGAGGAGAGGGATAA
- a CDS encoding tryptophan transporter: protein MKSKDIAIVGILLAIGAILRYFLAMLHTPLTPNMIIAFYCLAIILVRPRVYEALGIGIVAGLLSMLISSSIFPPANLISEPLGALSCFGLYALLSSRTKFAPTVTTFLATLVSGFSFAAVAIICVAATILSTFNGSLGAFVVVFVPIVVITAVFNAIIVQILYLPASRVLVRGSE, encoded by the coding sequence ATGAAGTCAAAAGACATTGCCATTGTCGGTATCCTGCTTGCCATCGGGGCTATCCTGCGGTATTTCCTTGCCATGCTCCATACCCCGCTGACGCCCAACATGATCATTGCGTTCTACTGCCTTGCGATCATCCTGGTCCGTCCAAGAGTATACGAGGCCCTCGGAATAGGTATCGTGGCCGGCCTTCTCTCGATGCTGATATCCAGTTCCATATTCCCCCCGGCAAACCTGATAAGCGAACCGCTGGGTGCCCTCTCCTGCTTTGGCCTGTACGCGCTCCTCTCGTCCCGGACAAAGTTTGCCCCGACTGTCACCACCTTCCTTGCAACGCTCGTGAGCGGCTTTTCCTTTGCGGCTGTTGCGATCATCTGCGTTGCTGCCACCATCCTTTCCACGTTCAATGGCAGTCTCGGCGCATTTGTCGTGGTCTTTGTCCCGATCGTGGTTATAACGGCAGTGTTTAATGCGATTATCGTTCAGATCCTCTACCTCCCCGCGAGCCGGGTGCTTGTACGAGGATCCGAATGA
- a CDS encoding molybdopterin biosynthesis protein, translating to MVKRYLSLTSFDEALSLLKSTFPGPGRTEIVPVIRALGRAVAQPVYARYAVPEVNLAAMDGIAVKSRDTIGASEQHPVTLGQAARVNTGNVLPEGFDAVIMIEDTWEVGDKFQIRKSASPWQHVRPAGEDIREGRLVLPKGHVVRAFDIGALATYGITEIESTTAGVGIIPTGSELVPLGVHPRPGQVVESNTIMAQVLLESMGASCTRLPIVRDDPTLIEEALRAAATANDLVIISAGSSAGTRDFTAGAIAAVGELIFHGVAVKPGKPMMLGKISGTPVIGLPGYPLAAQTVLREFAVPLLEHWGLAPFAKHVVRARLATPLASDLGFDEFVPVSVGRIGTRHWGIARSRSAVVQMSTVRSNGYAHIPARIEGYDAEHELDVFLTTDPANIERTLLFSGAIDPVLEELGNLAHDRGLFIHTANAGNTSAILSLKRNACHAAPMSLPAFSLLRENATLFSLLESMDLVFVNIATREQGIVSSKGVSPDTLDTVCWVNSGRDTPARLLFDTLLASHHLSPAQVRGYTTEAATPGAIAAAVQAGQADAGICSEGLATSHGLRFFPLAKEQYELVMRREMLGDPRIISLISLVQGREFKAQLERTGAYHTALTGRIRSLSSDTSDIDIPSSAPPSVIP from the coding sequence ATGGTAAAACGCTACCTTTCCCTTACCTCGTTTGACGAGGCATTGTCCCTTCTCAAATCCACGTTTCCCGGTCCCGGCCGGACCGAGATAGTCCCGGTTATCCGGGCATTGGGACGGGCCGTGGCACAACCGGTGTATGCCCGGTACGCGGTTCCCGAGGTAAACCTTGCTGCCATGGACGGGATTGCTGTAAAGAGCCGGGACACGATCGGGGCCTCGGAACAGCACCCGGTCACGCTCGGGCAGGCAGCACGGGTCAATACCGGAAACGTTCTCCCTGAAGGATTCGATGCAGTGATCATGATTGAGGACACTTGGGAGGTAGGTGATAAATTCCAGATCCGGAAAAGTGCCTCCCCCTGGCAGCACGTTCGCCCGGCCGGGGAAGACATCCGGGAGGGACGGCTTGTCCTCCCCAAAGGGCACGTAGTGCGGGCCTTTGATATCGGGGCCCTTGCCACCTATGGGATCACTGAGATCGAATCCACCACCGCAGGTGTAGGCATCATCCCCACGGGAAGCGAGCTTGTCCCGCTCGGGGTCCACCCGCGGCCTGGGCAGGTGGTGGAGAGTAACACTATCATGGCGCAGGTGCTTCTCGAATCTATGGGGGCTTCCTGTACGCGCCTGCCCATTGTCCGGGACGATCCCACCCTTATTGAAGAAGCACTCAGGGCCGCTGCAACCGCAAACGACCTGGTTATTATCTCCGCCGGTTCCTCGGCCGGCACTCGCGACTTCACAGCCGGGGCAATTGCTGCGGTCGGCGAGCTGATCTTCCATGGGGTTGCAGTAAAACCGGGTAAACCGATGATGCTAGGGAAGATTTCAGGAACACCGGTTATCGGTCTGCCCGGCTATCCCCTTGCAGCCCAGACCGTGCTGCGCGAGTTTGCCGTCCCGCTCTTGGAACACTGGGGGCTTGCACCCTTCGCGAAACACGTGGTCCGTGCACGTCTTGCCACACCCCTTGCATCAGATCTCGGGTTTGACGAGTTTGTCCCGGTCTCTGTGGGAAGAATCGGCACCCGGCACTGGGGGATCGCCCGCTCCCGGAGCGCGGTTGTACAGATGTCCACTGTCAGGTCCAACGGCTATGCCCATATCCCGGCCCGGATCGAGGGGTACGATGCAGAACATGAGCTCGATGTTTTCCTCACCACCGACCCGGCCAATATCGAGAGGACGCTTCTCTTCTCAGGTGCCATCGACCCGGTGCTTGAGGAACTGGGCAACCTTGCCCATGACCGGGGACTCTTCATCCATACGGCAAATGCGGGAAACACCAGTGCCATCCTTTCGCTCAAACGGAATGCCTGCCATGCAGCGCCCATGAGCTTGCCGGCCTTCTCCCTGCTCCGGGAAAACGCTACCCTTTTTTCCCTGCTTGAATCCATGGATCTTGTCTTTGTCAATATCGCCACCCGGGAGCAGGGAATTGTTTCGTCAAAGGGAGTTAGTCCCGATACCCTTGATACTGTCTGCTGGGTCAACTCGGGCAGGGACACACCGGCCCGGCTCCTCTTTGATACACTGCTTGCCTCACACCACCTTTCCCCGGCCCAGGTACGGGGATACACAACTGAAGCAGCAACCCCGGGTGCGATAGCGGCCGCAGTCCAGGCCGGACAGGCCGATGCGGGCATCTGCTCGGAGGGGCTGGCCACATCCCACGGGCTCCGGTTCTTCCCCCTTGCAAAGGAGCAGTACGAACTGGTGATGCGCAGGGAGATGCTCGGCGATCCCCGGATTATCTCCCTTATTTCCCTTGTCCAGGGCCGGGAGTTTAAGGCCCAGCTTGAACGAACCGGGGCCTATCATACGGCACTGACCGGCAGGATCCGCAGCCTCTCATCGGATACTTCCGATATTGATATTCCCTCATCTGCTCCTCCGTCCGTCATCCCATAA
- a CDS encoding aldehyde dehydrogenase family protein — translation MEMLINGKADAGNGSAWIEVINPATGELVERVPAGSKDDVNAAVESADLAFGAWSEKTMRERGLLLGRAAELVRRDHKQLAELLTREQGKPIREAIDEVRGCANILEYYASIAGKPAGEAVSLGKAGDCLVTRVPLGVCGAIIPWNMPVIIMGWKVGPALLSGNTLVLKPASTAPLTNLKIAGLFSEAGLPAGVLNVVTGSGEIAGEALVQHKRVKKISFTGNGITGRRIRELTGNRLAALTLELGGSDPMIVMADADVKKAVEGAIRGRFYNAGQVCTAVKRLYLHEKIAEEFMRELTTKVEGLKVGNGLVPGTDMGPLNSPAQRDRIATVVHEITANDEGKILTGGCPVPGKEYERGNFYKPTLVGDVPPDAALLKNEIFGPVLPVMTFPDLATAIAEANRSLYGLGASVWTRDLATVKEFFTHVHAGIVWVNRHLTLPPEVPFGGTEESGIGRENGFHAIDSYTQTKTLFLGW, via the coding sequence ATGGAGATGCTTATCAACGGGAAAGCGGACGCAGGTAACGGTTCCGCATGGATTGAGGTAATAAACCCGGCAACCGGGGAACTGGTCGAGCGGGTACCGGCCGGGTCAAAGGATGATGTGAATGCGGCAGTTGAATCTGCGGATCTCGCATTTGGGGCATGGTCGGAAAAAACCATGAGGGAGCGTGGCCTTCTCCTTGGCCGGGCCGCAGAACTGGTGCGCCGGGACCACAAACAACTGGCCGAATTGTTAACCCGGGAACAGGGAAAACCGATCCGGGAAGCCATTGATGAGGTACGGGGCTGTGCCAATATCCTTGAGTACTATGCCTCTATTGCAGGCAAGCCGGCCGGCGAAGCGGTCAGCCTGGGTAAAGCCGGCGACTGCCTGGTGACACGTGTCCCCTTGGGAGTCTGCGGCGCGATCATCCCATGGAACATGCCGGTGATCATCATGGGCTGGAAGGTGGGCCCGGCGCTCCTTTCCGGAAATACCCTTGTCCTCAAACCGGCATCCACTGCACCCCTCACAAATCTGAAGATCGCCGGGCTCTTTTCCGAGGCGGGTCTCCCGGCCGGAGTGCTCAACGTGGTGACCGGATCAGGAGAGATCGCAGGAGAGGCGCTCGTGCAGCACAAGAGGGTAAAAAAGATCTCTTTTACCGGGAACGGAATCACCGGCCGGAGGATTCGGGAGCTTACCGGTAACCGGCTTGCAGCGCTCACGCTGGAGCTGGGCGGCTCAGACCCGATGATTGTGATGGCCGATGCAGATGTAAAAAAAGCGGTCGAAGGGGCGATCCGGGGCCGGTTCTATAACGCCGGACAGGTCTGCACTGCGGTAAAACGGCTGTACCTGCACGAGAAGATTGCCGAAGAGTTCATGCGCGAGCTGACTACAAAGGTCGAGGGGCTGAAAGTTGGAAACGGGCTTGTACCGGGAACCGATATGGGCCCGCTCAACAGCCCTGCCCAGCGCGACCGGATCGCAACCGTGGTCCATGAGATAACTGCAAACGATGAAGGAAAGATTCTGACCGGCGGCTGTCCGGTACCGGGAAAGGAGTATGAGCGGGGTAATTTCTATAAGCCTACACTGGTCGGGGACGTGCCCCCGGATGCGGCACTGCTGAAAAACGAGATCTTCGGACCGGTCTTACCGGTGATGACCTTCCCGGATCTTGCCACCGCGATTGCCGAAGCAAACCGCTCGCTGTACGGCCTTGGTGCGTCGGTCTGGACCCGGGACCTTGCCACGGTTAAAGAGTTTTTTACCCATGTTCACGCCGGGATCGTCTGGGTGAACCGCCACCTCACCCTCCCTCCCGAGGTGCCGTTTGGCGGTACCGAAGAGAGCGGGATAGGGCGAGAGAACGGCTTCCATGCCATAGACAGTTACACCCAGACAAAGACGCTCTTTTTAGGCTGGTAA
- a CDS encoding FmdE family protein has product MDHEHHQGHHPAHHHHGGEFEARIAACNVPEPVRTYLTRCAHFHSAPAPGLLIGAFMVDYALELLNATPDDKLFAVSETPKCLPDAAQVIAHATTGNGRLRVVPIGRFAITMNRVSTEKTVDGFRVYVDMEKIKQFPIIDAWFSNSPVFSKHAQGNALQEQIFIAGRQLLSYEKVRVPVTLKEQWKPVKCPTCGETVPDYMVVDGKCGACGPMKYYEKI; this is encoded by the coding sequence ATGGACCACGAACATCACCAGGGCCACCACCCGGCGCATCACCACCACGGTGGGGAATTCGAGGCCCGGATTGCGGCCTGCAATGTTCCCGAACCGGTGCGTACCTATCTTACCCGGTGCGCACATTTCCACTCCGCCCCGGCCCCGGGACTTTTGATCGGCGCCTTCATGGTGGACTATGCCCTCGAACTCCTGAATGCAACCCCGGACGACAAGCTCTTTGCAGTCAGCGAGACACCCAAGTGTCTTCCCGATGCAGCTCAGGTAATCGCCCATGCCACCACCGGGAACGGGCGGCTCAGGGTCGTTCCCATCGGGCGCTTTGCGATCACCATGAACCGGGTCTCAACAGAAAAGACCGTAGATGGGTTCCGGGTGTACGTGGACATGGAGAAGATCAAGCAGTTCCCCATCATTGATGCGTGGTTCTCAAACAGTCCCGTATTCAGCAAGCATGCCCAGGGTAACGCCCTTCAGGAGCAGATCTTTATTGCGGGCAGACAACTCCTCTCGTACGAGAAGGTCCGGGTGCCGGTTACACTCAAGGAGCAATGGAAGCCGGTGAAGTGCCCGACCTGCGGCGAGACGGTGCCGGACTACATGGTTGTGGACGGGAAATGCGGGGCATGCGGGCCGATGAAATACTATGAGAAGATCTGA
- a CDS encoding ATP-binding response regulator, with protein MPQASIFIVEDELIVSEDLRQTLEDLGYTVGGVAHSGEDALAGIGSALPDLVLMDVRLAGAMDGIETAGLIRDRFGLPVIFLTAHSDKANVARAKLTGPYGYLLKPFSDRELHTTIEMALSRYHLDLLTREKERTIRVLANAIPDPVMLLDRRLKILAANDAMVHNLRTDRPDEWQTPVFLPENSGRYAALLPRIAKALSTLVPGVFEEQEGDTWYEISLFPVAGPDPEDPLLLIQYHDITARKRFEEELRTGGLSQIEQNMEQFQILNDEIRNPLQAILGYVNMDCRKHQGDIIEQVRAINNLVHRLDHGWIESGKVRQFLIRHYLEEVHPGRSAQKES; from the coding sequence ATGCCACAGGCATCGATCTTTATCGTGGAAGACGAGCTCATCGTAAGCGAGGATCTCCGCCAGACCCTCGAAGACCTTGGCTATACTGTAGGCGGGGTCGCACATTCGGGAGAGGACGCCCTTGCAGGAATAGGAAGTGCCCTCCCCGATCTTGTGCTTATGGACGTGCGCCTTGCGGGAGCCATGGACGGGATAGAGACCGCGGGCCTCATCCGGGACAGGTTCGGTCTCCCGGTTATCTTCCTTACTGCCCATTCCGACAAAGCCAATGTCGCCCGCGCCAAACTGACAGGACCCTACGGTTACCTGCTCAAGCCGTTTAGCGATCGCGAGCTTCACACCACAATAGAGATGGCACTCTCCCGGTACCACCTGGATCTTCTCACCCGGGAAAAGGAGCGGACCATACGGGTGCTCGCAAATGCCATCCCCGATCCTGTCATGCTCCTGGACCGGCGCCTGAAGATCCTTGCCGCAAACGATGCCATGGTCCACAACCTGCGTACCGACCGGCCAGACGAGTGGCAGACGCCGGTCTTCCTGCCTGAAAACAGTGGCAGGTACGCGGCCCTTCTTCCCCGGATCGCAAAAGCCCTTTCCACCCTTGTCCCGGGAGTATTCGAGGAGCAGGAGGGTGACACATGGTACGAGATCTCACTCTTCCCCGTAGCGGGCCCGGACCCGGAAGACCCCCTGCTCCTGATCCAGTACCACGACATTACGGCCCGCAAGAGATTTGAGGAGGAACTCCGGACCGGCGGGCTCTCCCAGATCGAGCAGAACATGGAGCAGTTCCAGATCCTCAACGATGAGATCCGGAACCCTCTTCAGGCTATCCTCGGGTACGTCAACATGGACTGCCGGAAACACCAGGGCGATATCATAGAGCAGGTCAGGGCGATAAACAATCTTGTCCACCGCCTTGACCACGGATGGATTGAATCCGGGAAAGTCCGCCAGTTCCTTATCCGGCATTACCTGGAAGAGGTACACCCGGGCAGGTCAGCCCAAAAAGAGTCCTGA
- a CDS encoding TIGR00296 family protein yields the protein MQLLTPDEGILAIRLARGAIEYTIAKRPKPMVHLTPVFAEKRGVFVTLTRNHQLRGCIGFPYPVMPLGDAIEDAAVAAALEDPRFPGVKKDELSSLDFEVTVLTPPVPLECAPEDRPAHIEIGRHGLIARGFGTSGLLLPQVATEYGWDVKTFLDHTCEKAGLSRDCWTKKNVEILTYEGQIFTGSFKESL from the coding sequence ATGCAGCTCCTGACACCAGATGAAGGCATCCTTGCCATCCGGCTCGCCCGCGGGGCCATTGAATACACCATTGCCAAGAGACCCAAACCGATGGTTCACCTGACACCGGTCTTTGCGGAGAAGCGGGGGGTCTTTGTAACCCTGACCAGGAACCATCAGCTCCGGGGCTGCATCGGCTTTCCCTACCCGGTGATGCCACTCGGGGACGCGATCGAGGACGCCGCGGTTGCTGCAGCCCTCGAAGACCCCCGGTTTCCCGGTGTGAAAAAAGACGAGCTTTCATCACTTGATTTCGAGGTGACCGTGCTGACCCCCCCGGTCCCCCTGGAATGTGCGCCTGAAGATCGCCCGGCCCATATAGAGATAGGGCGCCACGGCCTGATTGCCCGGGGCTTTGGCACAAGCGGACTTTTGCTCCCACAGGTGGCAACCGAGTACGGCTGGGATGTAAAAACCTTCCTTGATCATACTTGCGAGAAGGCCGGGCTCTCACGGGACTGCTGGACAAAGAAGAATGTGGAGATCCTTACTTACGAGGGCCAGATCTTTACCGGTTCCTTTAAGGAATCACTTTAA